From a region of the Roseivirga sp. 4D4 genome:
- a CDS encoding ABC transporter permease, translating into MFRNHFTIAIRNILKRKVFASINILGMTAGLTACFLIALYIIDEFSYDDFHANADRIYQVGLHKKFAEQDVRSISVCPPLADAMLTEIPEVESTLRLNQWGRPILQYGENVFSEDKVFFTESNFFEFFSFRLISGNAKTALKEPNSVVLTETTARKYFGNENPLDKLILIGEGNQTHYKVTGVAADSPDNSHFNFNVLLSAAGPDNYFKANAWLNSGVFTYFLLRKNASVADVEKKFDDIVTKYVAPDLQQFLGNDLDQFRKTGGVYNYYTTKITDIHLKTTSQDDIEAGGNMTYIYIFGGIGIFIVLIACINFMNMSTAQSAGRAKEVGLRKTLGSLRSQMIGQFLTESMLYSLVAVILAVVLCYFALPAFNTLSEKDLSIINLLEIEFILGVGLMLLLVGLLAGSYPAFYLTSFSPIDVLKGKVTAGLKSKGIRSTLVVFQFAISIFLIIVTSIIYTQINFMQELQMGIDKENVLVIETGHQLEKMVKPFVTRWCSKPEFQTSVSPLMIFRGITDKG; encoded by the coding sequence GTGTTTAGAAATCATTTCACCATCGCCATTCGCAACATTCTCAAACGAAAGGTTTTTGCAAGCATTAACATCCTAGGTATGACAGCAGGCCTCACCGCTTGTTTCCTCATTGCCTTATATATCATTGACGAATTTAGTTATGATGATTTTCATGCAAATGCCGATCGTATTTATCAAGTTGGGCTACACAAAAAGTTTGCAGAACAAGATGTACGAAGCATTTCCGTATGCCCTCCCTTGGCGGATGCGATGCTCACCGAGATACCTGAGGTGGAATCTACGCTTAGGCTGAATCAATGGGGAAGGCCTATTCTGCAATATGGGGAAAATGTGTTTTCGGAGGATAAAGTATTTTTTACCGAGAGCAACTTTTTTGAATTCTTCTCTTTCAGGCTTATTTCAGGAAATGCCAAGACAGCATTGAAAGAACCTAATTCAGTGGTACTTACCGAAACCACAGCGCGCAAATACTTCGGTAATGAAAATCCTCTTGACAAGTTGATCCTCATAGGTGAAGGTAACCAGACACATTACAAGGTTACAGGTGTGGCCGCTGACAGTCCAGATAATTCGCATTTCAATTTTAATGTATTGCTTTCGGCTGCAGGACCAGATAATTACTTCAAAGCAAATGCATGGCTAAACTCTGGTGTATTCACCTATTTTTTATTGCGAAAAAACGCATCAGTTGCCGATGTGGAAAAAAAGTTTGATGACATAGTAACGAAATATGTGGCTCCTGATCTACAACAATTTTTGGGTAACGATCTGGATCAGTTTCGTAAAACAGGTGGAGTTTACAACTACTACACCACAAAAATCACGGATATCCATTTAAAGACAACCTCGCAGGACGATATAGAGGCGGGTGGAAATATGACCTATATCTACATTTTTGGAGGCATTGGCATTTTTATCGTCTTGATCGCTTGTATCAATTTCATGAACATGTCTACAGCCCAATCTGCAGGCCGTGCAAAAGAAGTGGGATTGCGCAAAACACTGGGTTCGCTGCGCAGCCAGATGATCGGGCAATTCCTTACCGAGTCCATGTTATACAGTTTGGTCGCTGTCATCTTAGCCGTGGTTCTCTGCTACTTTGCACTACCGGCATTCAATACACTATCAGAAAAAGACTTATCCATTATCAATTTATTAGAGATAGAATTCATTCTCGGTGTCGGGCTTATGTTGCTGCTGGTTGGTTTACTGGCGGGAAGCTATCCCGCATTTTATCTTACTTCATTTAGTCCGATTGATGTATTGAAAGGGAAAGTAACCGCAGGACTCAAGAGCAAAGGCATCCGCAGCACATTGGTCGTGTTTCAATTTGCCATTTCTATTTTCCTCATCATTGTCACTTCAATTATTTACACCCAGATCAATTTCATGCAAGAGCTGCAAATGGGCATTGATAAGGAGAATGTGTTGGTAATTGAGACAGGGCACCAACTTGAAAAAATGGTGAAGCCTTTCGTAACGCGTTGGTGCAGCAAGCCGGAATTTCAAACGTCAGTTTCACCGTTAATGATTTTCCGGGGAATTACAGACAAGGGGTAA
- a CDS encoding ABC transporter permease yields the protein MRATESGVDHFVGIFRADLDFQDVLKFEMKDGRYFSKDFPSDSNAVVINEAAAKEFGFDTAEGKEILHSPNGSFVPARVIGIMKDFNYNGYRDNIRPMAILPHTFTGGNLMVRYEGNAKTVIDNTSKLWKQYASDGPFEYSFMDESFDKLFRSEERVGQLLSIFSGLAIFIACLGLFALAAFTIEQRIKEICIRKVMGASVRSLSITLTKEFILLVFIAFIPAATVGWWASSEWLSGFAYRVEINPIIFLMAGVAAIAIAWLTVGYQSIKAARANPADALRYS from the coding sequence ATGCGTGCCACGGAATCAGGTGTTGATCATTTTGTCGGGATATTCCGAGCCGATTTGGACTTTCAGGATGTGTTGAAATTTGAGATGAAGGATGGTCGTTACTTCTCAAAGGATTTTCCTTCTGATTCGAATGCGGTAGTCATTAACGAAGCGGCTGCAAAGGAATTTGGGTTTGATACGGCCGAAGGAAAAGAGATTTTGCATAGCCCAAACGGTTCTTTTGTACCTGCCCGTGTGATCGGCATTATGAAGGACTTTAATTATAACGGTTATCGCGATAACATACGGCCTATGGCCATTTTACCGCACACTTTTACCGGAGGCAACCTGATGGTCCGTTATGAGGGCAATGCCAAAACGGTCATCGACAACACCTCAAAACTTTGGAAACAATATGCCAGCGATGGACCCTTTGAGTACTCCTTTATGGATGAAAGTTTTGACAAACTCTTTCGCTCCGAAGAACGGGTTGGCCAATTGCTGAGCATCTTCTCTGGCTTGGCCATTTTCATTGCCTGCCTTGGTCTATTCGCACTTGCTGCATTTACAATAGAACAACGGATTAAGGAGATCTGCATACGCAAAGTGATGGGCGCTTCCGTACGCTCGCTTTCCATCACCCTGACGAAAGAATTTATCCTGTTGGTGTTCATCGCTTTCATACCTGCCGCGACTGTCGGTTGGTGGGCATCATCTGAGTGGCTGAGCGGATTCGCCTATCGAGTAGAAATCAATCCAATCATTTTCCTGATGGCTGGAGTAGCTGCCATTGCCATTGCATGGCTTACGGTGGGATATCAATCTATCAAAGCTGCTCGCGCCAACCCTGCAGATGCGCTGCGATATAGCTAG
- a CDS encoding TIR domain-containing protein has translation MTESVYISYSEGGSELASKISSWFNKVGFETFRSDPILKNSPNYVDNLRERLSEVQIVVIVLSSDFSRDEGRFYQDIKHELYMLEDFRESARKRNGPLIIPIVDETLGNKLPAILMEYNSIHFKNIKTEEEQILNKIQRVVSAYTGERAAIEREETEIKDRIETSSAEYINETIKELTSRESKLSKTANLWYIAGYSSFILGIISTVLLTIVTYKDHSGEIEWSEIIFWTVRGLVIIILFIAASKYSFELAKTFMNESLKNSDRIHAISFGKFYLQVFGKNVKSDEIMNVFQYWNIDKNSSFNGLDSNKFDPNVLEMALKLITVAREGKIADKDKKATKT, from the coding sequence ATGACAGAGAGCGTTTACATATCATATTCTGAAGGTGGGTCTGAATTAGCTTCAAAAATCTCATCTTGGTTTAACAAGGTTGGTTTTGAAACTTTCAGAAGTGATCCTATTCTTAAGAACAGTCCGAACTATGTTGATAATTTAAGAGAAAGACTTTCAGAAGTTCAGATTGTCGTCATCGTTTTATCAAGTGATTTCAGCAGAGATGAGGGTAGATTCTATCAGGACATCAAACATGAACTTTATATGCTAGAAGATTTTCGGGAATCTGCTAGAAAGAGAAATGGCCCTTTGATTATTCCAATAGTTGATGAAACACTCGGAAACAAACTACCAGCAATATTAATGGAATATAATTCCATACACTTCAAAAATATAAAAACTGAAGAAGAGCAAATCCTGAATAAAATTCAACGAGTAGTCTCGGCATACACTGGAGAAAGAGCAGCCATAGAGAGGGAAGAAACAGAAATTAAAGATAGAATAGAGACATCATCGGCAGAATATATAAATGAGACTATAAAAGAGTTAACCAGTAGAGAATCGAAATTAAGTAAGACTGCCAATCTTTGGTATATCGCAGGATACTCTTCTTTTATTCTCGGAATTATTTCAACTGTACTACTAACTATAGTAACCTATAAAGATCATTCTGGTGAAATTGAATGGTCTGAAATAATTTTTTGGACTGTTCGAGGGTTGGTAATAATAATCCTCTTCATAGCAGCATCTAAGTATTCGTTTGAGCTGGCAAAAACCTTTATGAATGAATCATTGAAGAACTCTGATAGGATTCATGCCATCTCTTTTGGTAAATTCTACTTGCAAGTATTTGGTAAAAATGTAAAGTCCGATGAGATTATGAATGTATTTCAATATTGGAACATTGATAAGAACTCTTCTTTCAACGGGCTAGATTCTAATAAGTTCGATCCGAATGTTCTAGAAATGGCCTTGAAATTAATCACTGTTGCGAGGGAGGGTAAAATAGCAGATAAAGACAAGAAAGCAACCAAAACATAA
- a CDS encoding M14 family zinc carboxypeptidase, which yields MKNRRQLTLLGLIMCLGLNTVTAQSDYFFPPNARFDESIPTPEEYLGYPIGTLHTRHDAIVGYMRELARISDRAELDTIGETYEHRLLVVLKVTSPENHSNLEQIRQDHLKLVDPAQSLEEYGSQKSIVLLGYNVHGNEPSSSEAALLTAYYYVAGRNAEVTDALDDAVLLIDPAFNPDGRDRHSTWANSFKGDPMVSDPIDAEHNEMWPRGRTNHYWFDLNRDWLPLAHVESQARIDFYHKWYPNVVTDFHEMGTNSTYFFEPTKPFGSENPVVPRDNYDGLNNLFAGYFHEALDEIGSLYFTKEQYDNSYPGYGSTYPDIHGALGLVFEQASSRGHLQDSRMGKVAFAFTIKNHLTSSMATVRASVGEKETLLKHMENYFNSAVEEGKRAGGGWVFGDQTDEGRNGEFIDLLNRHKIETIQLNEDITLGGKQFKAGNAFYVPNAQKQYRMVRTMFEQVTTFYDSIFYDASSWTTALTYNMPYARYTGKAALRGVAIDDNFSGSTYASVPKTNYAYLIEWDEYYSPKALHYLLEKGLYVNAAFKPFSIETNDGVKDFGYGTLMIPVNRQEMNSNLVHGFVEEATDLAGIRAYSVTSGFSTKGIDLGSGNFRTIRQPKAVMLIGGNVSSTEAGEIWHLLDTKVGMPVTKVMTSNVGRIDWAKYNTLILPSANYSGLGKNTIDRIKQWVREGGTVITLRSATSWAISSKFVNEKFGKKPERDTPERMDYVTSREFRGSNSIGGSMYMTDVDITHPLAFGYTQRDLPVYRNHSIFMAPSEDPFSTVVKYKENPLLSGYVNKTNLEKLGGTASLIVSGIGRGNVIMFADNPNFRGMWYGTNKLFFNALFLGDQF from the coding sequence ATGAAAAACAGACGCCAGCTTACCCTCTTAGGATTGATTATGTGCCTTGGTCTCAACACAGTCACTGCCCAGTCCGATTACTTTTTTCCACCAAATGCACGATTTGATGAAAGCATCCCCACTCCAGAAGAGTATTTGGGTTATCCGATCGGTACACTACACACCCGTCACGATGCGATTGTCGGTTATATGCGTGAGTTGGCCAGAATATCGGATAGGGCTGAGCTGGATACCATAGGGGAGACTTATGAGCACCGCCTGCTAGTCGTGCTGAAGGTGACGTCTCCAGAGAACCATAGCAATCTGGAGCAGATTAGACAAGATCATTTGAAGTTGGTTGATCCGGCTCAATCCTTAGAAGAGTATGGAAGTCAAAAGTCCATTGTGCTATTAGGGTATAATGTTCATGGTAATGAGCCCTCAAGTTCAGAGGCTGCACTATTGACCGCTTATTATTACGTTGCAGGACGCAATGCAGAGGTTACTGATGCACTCGATGATGCGGTTTTGCTGATCGACCCGGCTTTCAATCCTGACGGAAGAGATCGGCATAGCACCTGGGCAAATAGCTTTAAGGGAGACCCGATGGTTTCAGATCCCATTGACGCAGAACACAATGAAATGTGGCCTCGTGGCCGAACGAATCACTACTGGTTCGACCTGAACCGTGATTGGTTGCCTTTGGCACATGTAGAGTCTCAAGCGCGGATCGACTTTTATCACAAATGGTATCCGAATGTGGTGACTGATTTCCACGAGATGGGAACCAATTCAACCTACTTCTTTGAACCGACCAAGCCCTTTGGCTCGGAAAACCCAGTAGTGCCACGCGATAATTATGATGGCCTGAATAATCTCTTTGCCGGATATTTCCATGAGGCACTAGACGAAATCGGTTCGCTCTATTTCACCAAAGAACAATATGATAACAGTTATCCCGGCTATGGTTCAACTTATCCGGATATCCACGGGGCCTTGGGTCTGGTTTTTGAACAAGCAAGTTCCAGAGGGCATCTACAGGATTCCAGAATGGGCAAGGTGGCTTTCGCTTTCACCATCAAAAATCACCTCACTTCCAGTATGGCAACGGTTCGTGCTTCAGTCGGAGAGAAGGAGACCCTTTTGAAGCATATGGAGAACTATTTCAACTCTGCGGTGGAAGAGGGTAAGAGAGCAGGTGGAGGCTGGGTGTTTGGCGATCAGACAGACGAAGGCCGAAATGGTGAGTTTATTGACCTGCTCAACAGACATAAAATTGAGACCATTCAATTGAATGAGGACATTACATTGGGTGGCAAGCAATTCAAAGCAGGTAACGCCTTCTATGTGCCGAATGCGCAAAAGCAGTATCGCATGGTGCGGACCATGTTTGAGCAGGTGACCACTTTCTATGACAGTATCTTTTATGATGCTTCTTCGTGGACCACTGCGCTGACCTATAATATGCCTTATGCACGATATACGGGCAAAGCAGCCCTGAGAGGTGTAGCGATTGACGATAATTTTAGCGGCTCTACCTATGCCAGCGTACCGAAAACTAATTATGCCTACCTGATCGAGTGGGATGAATACTACTCGCCAAAAGCCTTACACTACCTTTTGGAAAAAGGGCTTTATGTCAATGCCGCTTTCAAACCTTTTAGCATCGAAACGAATGATGGTGTCAAAGACTTTGGCTACGGTACCTTGATGATTCCCGTGAATCGTCAGGAAATGAATTCCAATCTCGTCCACGGTTTTGTGGAAGAAGCCACCGATCTGGCGGGTATCCGTGCCTACAGCGTGACTTCAGGTTTTAGTACCAAGGGCATTGACCTTGGCAGTGGTAACTTTAGAACCATCCGTCAGCCGAAAGCGGTGATGCTGATTGGCGGTAATGTCAGCAGCACCGAAGCGGGCGAAATCTGGCATTTGCTCGACACGAAAGTCGGTATGCCAGTCACCAAAGTGATGACGAGCAATGTAGGTCGTATTGACTGGGCCAAATACAATACTTTGATTCTACCATCCGCCAATTACAGCGGTTTGGGCAAGAATACGATTGACCGCATTAAGCAATGGGTAAGAGAAGGAGGAACTGTAATCACCCTCCGTAGCGCGACCAGCTGGGCGATTAGCTCCAAGTTTGTCAATGAGAAATTTGGCAAAAAACCTGAAAGAGATACGCCTGAGCGCATGGACTATGTGACCTCCAGAGAGTTTAGAGGATCAAACTCCATAGGTGGCTCTATGTATATGACAGATGTGGACATTACGCATCCACTGGCTTTTGGCTATACGCAAAGGGACTTACCCGTCTATAGAAACCACTCCATCTTTATGGCGCCAAGCGAAGATCCGTTTAGCACGGTGGTGAAGTACAAAGAAAATCCACTGCTGAGCGGCTATGTAAACAAAACCAACCTAGAAAAGCTAGGAGGGACAGCTTCCTTAATAGTCAGTGGCATTGGTAGGGGCAACGTCATTATGTTTGCCGATAACCCTAACTTTAGAGGTATGTGGTATGGCACCAATAAGCTCTTCTTTAATGCACTGTTTTTAGGGGATCAGTTTTAG
- a CDS encoding carbon-nitrogen hydrolase family protein — translation MSKRYSVAVVQAAPVLFNLEATLDKVERWVEEARDASLMLFPEAFVSAYPRGLSFGTVVGSRKEEGRALWQKYWESSIAEGDVSCDRLGQIARKANSFLVIGVNEKDSVSGTLYCSMFYFGPDGSFLGKHRKVKPTAQERLIWGEDDGSTLSTFDTNLGKIGGLICWENYMPLARMAMYQKGIQLYLAPTADNRDGWQQTMRHIALEGRCFVLGSNQFVTKDMYPADLPGASDLESQPDIMANGGSIIVDPLGNVLTGPLWGEEGILTAEIDLDQIIQSKLDFDPIGHYNRPDIFELKVNRQPDIKKL, via the coding sequence ATGTCCAAACGCTATTCGGTCGCAGTTGTCCAGGCTGCTCCTGTTTTATTCAACCTTGAAGCTACCCTCGATAAAGTCGAACGGTGGGTTGAAGAGGCAAGGGATGCCAGTTTGATGCTTTTTCCGGAAGCATTCGTTTCGGCTTACCCACGTGGTCTAAGCTTTGGTACGGTGGTAGGAAGTAGAAAGGAAGAGGGAAGAGCGCTTTGGCAAAAGTATTGGGAGTCTTCCATTGCCGAAGGTGATGTATCATGTGATCGACTAGGCCAAATAGCCAGGAAGGCCAATAGCTTCTTGGTGATCGGAGTCAATGAAAAGGATAGTGTTTCGGGAACGCTCTATTGCAGCATGTTCTATTTCGGTCCTGATGGATCGTTTCTTGGCAAGCATAGAAAGGTGAAGCCAACGGCTCAGGAACGCCTGATTTGGGGAGAGGATGACGGCAGTACGCTATCGACTTTTGACACGAATCTGGGTAAGATTGGTGGACTCATCTGTTGGGAAAACTATATGCCTTTGGCCAGAATGGCGATGTATCAAAAAGGTATTCAGCTTTATTTGGCACCCACTGCTGATAATCGAGACGGCTGGCAGCAAACCATGCGACATATCGCCCTAGAGGGAAGATGCTTTGTCTTGGGGAGCAATCAGTTTGTTACAAAGGATATGTACCCTGCCGATCTACCAGGGGCCAGTGATTTAGAAAGTCAACCTGATATCATGGCCAATGGGGGATCCATTATTGTCGATCCGCTGGGTAACGTCTTAACCGGACCGCTCTGGGGTGAGGAAGGAATCCTTACCGCTGAAATCGACCTAGACCAGATCATACAAAGTAAGCTGGACTTTGACCCGATAGGTCATTATAATAGACCTGATATATTCGAATTGAAAGTAAATCGTCAACCAGATATTAAAAAGCTTTAA
- a CDS encoding DUF2589 domain-containing protein translates to METALLSMAQQFSGLPMESLIGGPLTAAAKANAAMAVTQTKFMLDTCFTVTPVGDTPAVAPVAGDPTATPPVAEVIGTPAIPAHNNYAPVMIVMTLTRGVITPGTPASAGDPTATPPVPATPATAAIIQNVKTEFNLPMLTVVPLNSLAVETVDINFEMEVKSSFAEEASQTSEKQVKTEGSFEAKAGWGPFSVTVRGSASYDSKDSSTHSTHYQKSNSAKYTVNVHAGQLPLPKGVNTIIEAFTQSIQPITLSA, encoded by the coding sequence ATGGAAACCGCTTTATTATCAATGGCCCAACAGTTTTCCGGGCTACCCATGGAGTCGCTTATTGGTGGCCCATTAACAGCCGCTGCTAAGGCTAATGCAGCGATGGCTGTGACGCAAACAAAATTTATGCTGGACACATGCTTTACTGTAACACCTGTAGGTGATACACCAGCTGTTGCCCCAGTTGCTGGAGACCCGACTGCTACCCCGCCTGTGGCTGAAGTGATTGGAACACCAGCTATTCCAGCACATAACAACTATGCGCCTGTAATGATTGTAATGACCTTAACGAGAGGTGTAATTACGCCAGGAACACCGGCATCTGCTGGAGACCCAACTGCTACTCCGCCAGTACCCGCTACTCCGGCAACTGCAGCGATTATTCAAAACGTTAAAACTGAGTTTAACCTTCCGATGCTAACTGTTGTGCCACTGAATTCATTGGCCGTAGAGACTGTCGACATCAATTTTGAAATGGAGGTAAAATCCAGCTTTGCGGAAGAGGCATCTCAAACTTCAGAGAAGCAAGTGAAAACCGAAGGCAGCTTTGAGGCGAAAGCCGGATGGGGTCCATTCTCTGTTACTGTTAGGGGTAGTGCGAGTTATGATTCCAAGGACTCTTCTACACACAGTACCCATTATCAAAAAAGTAATTCAGCTAAGTATACCGTGAATGTACATGCCGGTCAGCTGCCATTGCCTAAAGGGGTCAATACCATCATTGAAGCCTTTACACAGTCAATTCAACCGATAACATTATCTGCTTAA
- a CDS encoding DUF2589 domain-containing protein: MPESQNQSFKPSFGKELNIESIISAPLVAASKANVMMVTGQTRFLLEYCFSKEDGTTYEPVMIEMSMVRGVIDDSKKPTDPDYIKKAQLTFNIPLLCLVPLNSLAIDKVTVDFDMEITSVTSKESTKKVGENNIMDKKAQLNGKISGGPSSDKASTQSSSKLKVGINAGPLPLPVGVLAILDLYTKNIQPLPEEKKTESIEE, from the coding sequence ATGCCTGAGTCTCAAAATCAGTCTTTTAAACCTAGTTTTGGCAAAGAGCTCAATATTGAGTCTATCATTAGTGCTCCGCTCGTTGCAGCTTCTAAGGCCAACGTAATGATGGTCACTGGGCAAACGCGCTTTTTGCTTGAGTACTGCTTTTCTAAAGAAGATGGCACAACCTATGAGCCAGTGATGATAGAAATGTCAATGGTTCGGGGAGTGATTGATGATTCAAAGAAACCAACGGACCCAGATTATATCAAAAAGGCGCAATTGACCTTTAATATCCCATTGTTGTGCCTGGTACCCTTGAACTCATTAGCTATCGACAAAGTCACTGTAGACTTTGACATGGAAATCACCTCGGTCACTTCCAAAGAGTCGACCAAAAAAGTTGGTGAGAACAACATCATGGACAAGAAGGCCCAGCTCAATGGCAAGATTAGCGGTGGACCCAGTTCTGATAAGGCCAGCACACAATCCTCAAGTAAGTTAAAGGTTGGAATCAACGCAGGGCCCCTCCCGCTTCCGGTTGGCGTCCTGGCCATTCTGGATTTGTATACGAAAAACATTCAACCACTACCTGAAGAAAAGAAGACTGAATCGATCGAAGAATAA
- a CDS encoding DUF2589 domain-containing protein — protein MISFKSFVNAIHDAIINASDSLMDKNVGLLDKYFEENTREIKDPETDEVTKKTILDPKTVILEYPSVDASGNEVTSEVHVPLITLVPLQMSQVEKAVVTADFEMEIIDGEIELNFPKKGNGLSFLRKPKKNSAKLEITITPQETSEGLKVLVEGYESILKRQIS, from the coding sequence ATGATCAGTTTTAAGTCATTCGTCAATGCCATCCATGATGCCATCATTAATGCTAGTGATTCGCTGATGGATAAAAATGTCGGCCTGCTGGATAAGTATTTCGAAGAGAATACCAGAGAAATAAAGGATCCGGAAACCGATGAGGTGACCAAGAAGACGATACTTGACCCAAAAACTGTAATTCTCGAATACCCGAGTGTTGATGCCTCTGGCAACGAAGTTACAAGTGAAGTGCATGTACCTCTTATCACGCTGGTTCCTCTACAAATGTCTCAAGTGGAAAAGGCTGTAGTCACTGCGGACTTTGAAATGGAGATTATAGATGGGGAAATAGAACTCAACTTCCCGAAAAAAGGAAATGGCCTGAGTTTTCTGAGAAAACCAAAAAAGAACAGCGCCAAATTAGAGATCACCATCACACCACAGGAAACTTCAGAGGGTCTAAAGGTATTGGTGGAAGGGTACGAGTCAATTCTAAAAAGGCAGATCAGTTAA
- a CDS encoding bile acid:sodium symporter family protein, translated as MDQLSTIILGASLFIIMLGMGLSLVTDDFKRVLIYPKAVIVGLVSQLVLLPIIGFGVASLFDVRPEIAVGIMILAACPGGPTSNLIAHLAKGNTALSVTLTAFSSFITILTIPFIVNFALEQFMDQSEFIKLDVIQTILQVMVIIIIPIVVGMMIRKYKTAFALKMERPVRIASGVVIMLVIVGLCVKEKDNMLPYLQEAGLVSLVLNVVTMFVGYRMAKLFSLNDKSAVSISIESGIQNGTLAISIAVVLLNNTEFAIAPAVYGLLMFLTGGVVIYWSSRRFAKYKSD; from the coding sequence ATGGATCAACTATCAACCATTATCCTCGGTGCCTCCCTATTTATCATCATGCTGGGCATGGGACTTTCACTTGTTACGGACGACTTTAAACGGGTATTGATCTACCCAAAGGCGGTCATCGTTGGGCTGGTCAGTCAGTTGGTATTGCTTCCGATTATCGGCTTTGGTGTAGCTTCATTATTTGATGTTAGGCCAGAGATTGCTGTGGGAATAATGATTTTAGCCGCCTGTCCTGGTGGACCAACTTCTAATTTGATTGCTCATTTGGCGAAGGGTAATACGGCCTTGTCGGTCACTTTAACGGCTTTCAGCAGCTTTATCACCATACTGACCATTCCTTTCATAGTGAACTTTGCTTTAGAGCAGTTTATGGATCAAAGTGAGTTCATCAAACTAGATGTCATCCAAACGATCCTTCAAGTGATGGTCATCATCATTATTCCGATTGTGGTAGGTATGATGATTCGAAAGTACAAAACTGCCTTCGCCCTGAAGATGGAAAGACCTGTGCGGATCGCTTCGGGGGTAGTGATTATGCTGGTAATAGTGGGGCTTTGTGTCAAAGAGAAAGACAATATGCTTCCTTATTTGCAGGAGGCAGGCTTAGTATCGCTTGTCTTAAATGTCGTGACCATGTTTGTGGGTTATCGAATGGCGAAACTCTTCAGCTTAAACGATAAATCAGCGGTATCCATTTCTATTGAATCGGGGATTCAGAATGGTACGCTGGCCATTTCAATAGCTGTAGTATTGCTCAATAATACTGAGTTTGCCATAGCACCAGCGGTTTATGGTTTGTTGATGTTCTTGACCGGTGGGGTAGTGATTTATTGGTCCAGCAGGAGGTTTGCTAAATACAAAAGCGATTAA
- the rluF gene encoding 23S rRNA pseudouridine(2604) synthase RluF, whose product MSETKSTRINKYLSEVGYCSRRAADKLIEQGKVTINGKVPEMGTKIHEGDEVRVNGKLISEAKAKKNVYLAFNKPVGIVCTTDTRVEKDNIIDFINYPKRIFPIGRLDKPSEGLIFLTDDGDIVNKILRARNHHEKEYMVTVNKPVHGDFAKKMSNGIPILGTVTRKCEVEVLSKFRFRIVLTQGLNRQIRRMCEYLGYRVTKLKRTRIMNVGLDIPVGKWRDLTEKELKEINRLVSDSTKTHD is encoded by the coding sequence ATGTCAGAAACCAAAAGCACCCGTATCAACAAGTACCTTAGCGAAGTTGGCTATTGCTCTCGCAGAGCGGCAGACAAGCTAATTGAGCAGGGAAAAGTGACCATCAACGGAAAAGTACCTGAGATGGGTACAAAAATTCACGAGGGTGACGAAGTACGGGTTAATGGTAAGCTTATTTCAGAAGCCAAGGCGAAAAAGAATGTCTATCTGGCCTTTAACAAACCCGTTGGTATTGTTTGTACTACGGACACCAGGGTTGAGAAGGACAACATTATTGACTTTATCAATTATCCGAAACGGATTTTCCCAATAGGTCGATTAGACAAGCCTAGTGAGGGCCTTATTTTCCTGACAGATGATGGTGATATCGTGAACAAGATTCTTCGCGCGCGCAATCATCATGAAAAGGAATATATGGTCACGGTGAACAAACCTGTCCATGGTGATTTCGCAAAGAAAATGAGTAACGGCATTCCTATTTTAGGCACCGTAACAAGAAAGTGTGAGGTAGAAGTCCTAAGCAAATTCCGATTTAGAATTGTGCTTACACAGGGACTCAACCGTCAGATCAGGCGCATGTGTGAATACCTGGGCTATCGGGTGACAAAACTCAAGCGCACCCGCATTATGAATGTAGGACTGGATATTCCCGTTGGGAAATGGCGCGACCTGACCGAGAAAGAATTGAAAGAGATCAACCGATTGGTTTCAGATTCCACAAAGACTCACGATTAA